A window from Cryptomeria japonica chromosome 1, Sugi_1.0, whole genome shotgun sequence encodes these proteins:
- the LOC131038909 gene encoding homeobox-leucine zipper protein HAT5 isoform X2, with protein sequence MKTEDHSSIAAAMISSPVALQGPRSIRPHESTQNLRKRLMQGAFMELSDDNLCDEDGGSDECGHFGDKKRRLTFEQVKTLEKSFEVGNKLDPERKLQLARALGLQPRQIAVWFQNRRARWKNKQLEKDYDLLKLDYDALKATYENLLQEHKQIKDEVQRLRREQVNRDESNYKGRDSKIESQQKSNALFNQTATSTTELSIRPEMLIKSKEVCEKDSQEGGCSSFVSEDSSVLNVDSPRTIDSFPSSQPTGRENELLMRKSLAEQSDYCQKILPKVEESILMNEDENCCNLFYGYEEQGAMLWDWNPEI encoded by the exons ATGAAGACTGAGGATCATTCGTCTATAGCAGCCGCCATGATTTCTTCTCCAGTGGCACTTCAAG GTCCTCGATCCATAAGACCCCATGAATCTACTCAGAATTTGCGCAAGAGATTAATGCAGGGTGCTTTCATGGAACTTTCGGATGACAATTTGTGTGATGAAGATGGTGGGTCTGATGAGTGTGGACATTTTGGAGATAAGAAGAGAAGATTGACATTTGAGCAGGTGAAGACATTGGAGAAGAGTTTTGAAGTGGGTAACAAACTGGACCCCGAGAGGAAATTGCAGTTGGCTAGGGCGTTGGGGCTGCAGCCCAGACAGATTGCCGTTTGGTTTCAGAACAGGCGTGCCAGGTGGAAGAACAAGCAGTTGGAAAAAGATTACGATCTTCTCAAGCTTGACTATGATGCTCTGAAGGCCACCTATGAGAATCTGCTTCAAGAGCATAAGCAAATCAAAGATGAG GTTCAACGGTTGAGGAGGGAGCAAGTGAACAGAGATGAGAGCAACTACAAGGGGAGAGATTCCAAGATCGAGTCTCAGCAGAAATCAAATGCATTATTCAACCAAACTGCAACTTCTACCACTGAGTTATCAATAAGACCTGAGATGCTAATCAAAAGCAAGGAGGTATGTGAGAAAGATTCACAAGAAGGTGGATGTTCAAGCTTTGTGAGTGAAGATAGTTCTGTTCTGAACGTCGACAGCCCAAGAACAATTGACAGCTTTCCTTCTTCACAACCGACTGGTAGAGAAAATGAGCTACTAATGAGAAAGTCCTTGGCAGAGCAATCAGATTACTGTCAAAAAATCCTGCCCAAAGTGGAGGAAAGCATTCTAATGAATGAAGATGAAAACTGCTGTAATTTGTTTTATGGTTATGAGGAACAGGGGGCTATGCTGTGGGACTGGAACCCTGAAATATAA
- the LOC131038909 gene encoding homeobox-leucine zipper protein HAT5 isoform X1 — protein sequence MKTEDHSSIAAAMISSPVALQAGPRSIRPHESTQNLRKRLMQGAFMELSDDNLCDEDGGSDECGHFGDKKRRLTFEQVKTLEKSFEVGNKLDPERKLQLARALGLQPRQIAVWFQNRRARWKNKQLEKDYDLLKLDYDALKATYENLLQEHKQIKDEVQRLRREQVNRDESNYKGRDSKIESQQKSNALFNQTATSTTELSIRPEMLIKSKEVCEKDSQEGGCSSFVSEDSSVLNVDSPRTIDSFPSSQPTGRENELLMRKSLAEQSDYCQKILPKVEESILMNEDENCCNLFYGYEEQGAMLWDWNPEI from the exons ATGAAGACTGAGGATCATTCGTCTATAGCAGCCGCCATGATTTCTTCTCCAGTGGCACTTCAAG CAGGTCCTCGATCCATAAGACCCCATGAATCTACTCAGAATTTGCGCAAGAGATTAATGCAGGGTGCTTTCATGGAACTTTCGGATGACAATTTGTGTGATGAAGATGGTGGGTCTGATGAGTGTGGACATTTTGGAGATAAGAAGAGAAGATTGACATTTGAGCAGGTGAAGACATTGGAGAAGAGTTTTGAAGTGGGTAACAAACTGGACCCCGAGAGGAAATTGCAGTTGGCTAGGGCGTTGGGGCTGCAGCCCAGACAGATTGCCGTTTGGTTTCAGAACAGGCGTGCCAGGTGGAAGAACAAGCAGTTGGAAAAAGATTACGATCTTCTCAAGCTTGACTATGATGCTCTGAAGGCCACCTATGAGAATCTGCTTCAAGAGCATAAGCAAATCAAAGATGAG GTTCAACGGTTGAGGAGGGAGCAAGTGAACAGAGATGAGAGCAACTACAAGGGGAGAGATTCCAAGATCGAGTCTCAGCAGAAATCAAATGCATTATTCAACCAAACTGCAACTTCTACCACTGAGTTATCAATAAGACCTGAGATGCTAATCAAAAGCAAGGAGGTATGTGAGAAAGATTCACAAGAAGGTGGATGTTCAAGCTTTGTGAGTGAAGATAGTTCTGTTCTGAACGTCGACAGCCCAAGAACAATTGACAGCTTTCCTTCTTCACAACCGACTGGTAGAGAAAATGAGCTACTAATGAGAAAGTCCTTGGCAGAGCAATCAGATTACTGTCAAAAAATCCTGCCCAAAGTGGAGGAAAGCATTCTAATGAATGAAGATGAAAACTGCTGTAATTTGTTTTATGGTTATGAGGAACAGGGGGCTATGCTGTGGGACTGGAACCCTGAAATATAA